In the Chitinophagaceae bacterium genome, one interval contains:
- a CDS encoding methyltransferase domain-containing protein yields MFVRTTYRSPEAEIMDDLSMEGEMLRKTLDQIAAINKWLGGNKATIQGLHALLRSTPAGSTISIIDLGCGSGDMLRAVAEYGKKNNYIFKLTGIDANEFTVNYARKLSANYPEIRYLKMDVLADAFPEPAYDIALATLFLHHFKNEEIERMLGSLAEKASTGIVINDLHRSSTAWYLFRFISIFISNPMVRKDGAISVLRGFKKKELVNMSKKIKDTTSSIHWKWAFRYQWIIKKT; encoded by the coding sequence ATGTTCGTGCGTACAACATACCGGAGCCCCGAAGCAGAGATCATGGACGATCTTTCTATGGAAGGCGAAATGCTGCGGAAGACCCTGGACCAGATCGCCGCAATAAATAAATGGCTGGGTGGGAACAAAGCAACCATCCAGGGCCTGCATGCGTTATTGAGGTCCACACCGGCCGGTTCAACTATTTCTATCATTGACCTGGGCTGCGGCAGTGGTGATATGCTGAGGGCCGTAGCGGAATACGGAAAGAAAAATAATTACATTTTTAAGTTGACCGGCATCGATGCCAATGAATTTACCGTAAATTATGCCCGGAAGTTGTCGGCCAATTACCCGGAGATCCGTTATTTAAAAATGGATGTGCTGGCGGATGCGTTTCCAGAACCGGCATATGATATTGCACTGGCTACTTTATTCCTTCACCATTTTAAAAATGAAGAGATAGAAAGGATGCTGGGATCCCTGGCAGAAAAAGCCAGCACAGGCATTGTTATAAACGACCTGCACCGGAGCAGCACAGCCTGGTACCTGTTCAGGTTCATAAGCATTTTCATTTCGAATCCCATGGTAAGAAAAGATGGTGCCATCTCTGTGCTGAGGGGGTTTAAAAAAAAGGAACTGGTGAATATGAGTAAAAAAATAAAGGATACAACCAGTTCAATTCACTGGAAATGGGCCTTCCGGTATCAATGGATAATCAAAAAAACATGA
- a CDS encoding FAD-dependent oxidoreductase, which yields MNSNATDIIIIGGGLAGLVSAIHLSKAGLSVILIEKNEYPKHKVCGEYVSNEVLPYLQQLGADPMTTGAKKINRFLLSTTRGKTTEIKLPLGGFGVSRYTLDHFLFQHAVQNGCSVMQDTVSDVHFENDMFRVQTKDGNEFTARSVIGAFGKRSNLDVKLERTFIKDRSPFVAVKTHLAGDFPEDLVALHNFKGGYCGISKVENGNINACYITNYSSFQQYRNTEAFRQEVLCRNPHLKRIFENAVPVFEHPLTISQVSFSNKTTVEGHMLMCGDAAGMIHPLCGNGMAMAIHSAKIASELILEYFSKKTISRTELEHAYNRMWNAAFKTRVTTGRIVQPFFGKDGLTRLIMYGLTHIPGVLPAIIKHTHGKPLQLTTD from the coding sequence TTGAACAGCAATGCAACAGATATTATCATCATTGGCGGAGGACTTGCCGGCCTGGTGAGTGCCATCCATTTATCCAAAGCCGGTTTATCGGTTATACTTATCGAGAAAAATGAATACCCGAAACATAAGGTCTGCGGCGAGTATGTCTCCAATGAAGTATTACCCTACCTGCAACAACTTGGAGCAGACCCGATGACAACCGGTGCAAAAAAGATCAACCGGTTCTTACTGAGTACTACCCGTGGAAAAACGACAGAAATAAAACTTCCCCTGGGCGGCTTTGGGGTAAGCCGGTATACACTGGATCATTTTCTTTTTCAGCATGCGGTACAAAACGGTTGTTCAGTAATGCAGGATACTGTTTCCGATGTTCATTTTGAAAATGACATGTTCCGGGTGCAGACCAAAGATGGAAATGAATTTACCGCAAGAAGTGTAATAGGTGCTTTCGGTAAAAGAAGCAACCTGGATGTAAAGCTGGAAAGGACATTTATAAAAGACAGGTCGCCCTTTGTAGCCGTAAAGACACACCTGGCAGGCGATTTCCCGGAAGACCTGGTGGCCCTGCACAATTTTAAAGGCGGTTACTGCGGGATCTCAAAGGTGGAAAATGGGAATATAAATGCCTGTTATATCACCAACTACAGTAGTTTTCAGCAATACAGGAATACGGAGGCCTTCAGGCAGGAAGTGCTTTGCAGGAATCCCCATTTAAAAAGGATTTTCGAAAATGCTGTTCCTGTATTTGAGCATCCCCTGACGATCAGCCAGGTTTCTTTTTCCAATAAGACCACCGTGGAAGGTCATATGCTGATGTGTGGTGATGCGGCGGGAATGATACATCCCCTGTGTGGCAACGGTATGGCCATGGCGATACACAGCGCCAAAATAGCTTCGGAACTGATCCTTGAATATTTCAGTAAGAAGACCATTTCCCGCACTGAACTGGAACATGCATACAACCGGATGTGGAATGCAGCATTCAAGACCCGGGTAACAACCGGCAGGATCGTGCAACCATTTTTTGGCAAAGATGGTCTTACCAGGCTGATCATGTATGGCCTGACACATATTCCGGGAGTATTGCCCGCCATTATAAAACATACACATGGTAAACCGTTGCAGTTAACAACGGATTGA
- a CDS encoding type III polyketide synthase — MSVKIKTVAKQLPPHTRPTSEILPLIEHWLTGQDERFIRKVIKIFGNAGVDRRYSIMGPEEVFANSSFEEKNDIYVRECTKLAEMSLRNALDKAGWIAQDIDYLITVSCTGIMIPSVDAYLVNRLKMKQDIVRLPVTEMGCAAGVSGIIYAKNFLKANPGKRAAVVAVESPTATFQLDDFSMANIVSAAIFGDGAAAILLSSCPGDEGPEIIAEEMYHFYDAEYMMGFKLTNTGLRMILDETVPETIAAHFPKIVHPFLERNNSNIGEINNFVFHPGGRKILQTVEELFGSLGKNIDDTREVLKQYGNMSSVTVLYVLERFLDRGVPRGEMGLMLSFGPGFSAQSILLKW, encoded by the coding sequence ATGAGCGTAAAAATAAAAACCGTAGCAAAGCAATTGCCCCCTCACACCCGGCCTACCTCAGAAATATTACCGCTTATAGAACATTGGCTGACAGGACAAGACGAACGATTCATCCGGAAGGTCATTAAGATCTTTGGCAATGCCGGTGTGGACAGAAGGTATTCCATAATGGGCCCGGAAGAGGTTTTCGCCAATTCCTCCTTTGAAGAAAAGAACGACATCTATGTGCGGGAATGCACAAAGCTGGCCGAAATGTCACTCCGGAACGCATTGGACAAAGCCGGATGGATCGCACAGGACATAGATTACCTGATCACGGTAAGCTGCACCGGGATAATGATCCCCTCGGTTGACGCATACCTGGTGAACCGCTTAAAGATGAAACAGGACATTGTACGCCTGCCGGTCACCGAAATGGGCTGTGCAGCCGGTGTTTCCGGGATCATTTATGCCAAAAATTTTTTAAAGGCCAATCCCGGCAAACGGGCGGCCGTGGTTGCGGTGGAATCTCCTACAGCAACTTTCCAACTCGATGATTTCTCCATGGCCAATATCGTAAGTGCCGCCATATTCGGCGACGGCGCCGCTGCCATATTATTATCCTCCTGCCCCGGAGATGAGGGCCCGGAGATCATTGCGGAAGAAATGTATCATTTTTATGATGCGGAATACATGATGGGTTTCAAACTCACCAATACAGGCCTTCGCATGATACTGGATGAGACCGTACCGGAAACCATTGCAGCACATTTTCCGAAGATCGTTCATCCTTTCCTGGAAAGGAACAATTCAAACATCGGCGAAATCAATAATTTTGTTTTTCATCCCGGCGGAAGAAAAATACTGCAAACGGTGGAAGAATTGTTTGGTTCGCTTGGAAAAAATATTGATGATACAAGGGAAGTATTGAAACAGTATGGCAACATGTCGAGCGTGACCGTACTGTATGTACTGGAACGTTTCCTGGACAGGGGGGTACCCAGGGGCGAGATGGGACTGATGCTGAGTTTTGGCCCGGGTTTTTCTGCACAAAGCATTTTATTGAAATGGTAA
- a CDS encoding SDR family oxidoreductase: MVKEFENKNYWALILGGSSGLGLATAKKLAMHGCHIMVVHRNSKTDMPAIEQAFAQIKATGVDLLAFNKDAMQAEKRDAILNTIREKLGEQGKIRALVHSIAKGNLKPMTGNEQPSLQNDDFHLTLESMAISLYDWTKLLYENKLFAADARVISFSSEGNTKAFRSYAAVSAAKAALEAITRNIALEFAPYGIKANCVQAGVTDTASFRMIPGHEQLKAHAMDRNPFKRLTTPEDVADVVYLLCKDEAAWINGSTIIADGGEHIN, translated from the coding sequence ATGGTAAAGGAATTTGAAAATAAAAATTACTGGGCACTCATTCTCGGGGGTTCTTCGGGATTGGGCCTGGCCACAGCCAAAAAACTGGCCATGCATGGCTGCCATATCATGGTTGTACACCGCAACAGCAAAACAGACATGCCGGCCATTGAACAGGCGTTTGCACAGATAAAAGCAACCGGTGTTGATCTTTTAGCGTTCAATAAAGACGCCATGCAGGCGGAAAAAAGAGATGCGATCCTTAACACGATCCGGGAAAAACTGGGTGAACAGGGAAAAATAAGGGCGCTTGTGCACAGCATTGCAAAGGGCAATTTAAAACCGATGACCGGTAATGAACAACCTTCCTTGCAGAATGATGATTTTCATCTGACGCTGGAGTCAATGGCCATCAGTTTGTATGACTGGACAAAACTGCTTTATGAGAACAAACTATTTGCAGCCGATGCCAGGGTCATCAGTTTCAGCAGCGAAGGAAATACAAAAGCGTTCAGGAGCTATGCTGCCGTATCGGCTGCCAAAGCTGCACTGGAAGCCATCACCCGGAATATTGCACTGGAATTTGCCCCCTACGGTATAAAAGCAAATTGCGTACAGGCCGGCGTTACCGATACCGCTTCGTTCCGGATGATCCCCGGGCATGAGCAGCTAAAGGCACATGCAATGGACCGGAACCCCTTTAAACGGTTAACAACCCCTGAAGATGTGGCAGATGTTGTTTATCTTTTATGTAAGGATGAAGCTGCCTGGATAAACGGAAGTACTATCATAGCAGATGGAGGCGAACATATAAATTGA
- a CDS encoding beta-hydroxyacyl-ACP dehydratase — MTTKEILNLLPYSPPFLFADELHEITESGAKGSYTYKPEECFYQGHFKDFPVTPGVILTETMAQIGVVCLGIYLLKDDIAAGTPMPMIALSSVEVDFLAPVFPGEKVTVTSQKKYFRFNKLKCEVEMRNASGEIVCSGTISGIIIYNK, encoded by the coding sequence ATGACTACAAAAGAAATATTGAACCTGCTACCCTACTCTCCACCCTTTTTGTTTGCCGATGAATTGCATGAAATAACAGAGAGCGGAGCAAAAGGAAGTTACACATACAAACCCGAAGAATGTTTTTACCAGGGACATTTTAAAGATTTCCCGGTAACGCCTGGAGTCATTCTTACAGAAACGATGGCACAGATCGGCGTTGTTTGCCTGGGCATCTATTTATTAAAGGATGATATTGCAGCCGGAACACCGATGCCAATGATCGCCCTTAGTTCTGTTGAAGTGGACTTTCTTGCCCCTGTCTTTCCGGGTGAAAAAGTAACGGTTACATCTCAAAAAAAATATTTTCGTTTCAATAAACTGAAATGCGAAGTGGAAATGAGGAACGCTTCGGGTGAAATTGTCTGCAGCGGTACCATTTCCGGGATCATAATATACAACAAGTGA